A single window of Kitasatospora sp. HUAS MG31 DNA harbors:
- a CDS encoding MerR family transcriptional regulator: MSGTGDDTVGSLCAVHVPRTGRGLIGRPWGPVEGEQRVDSAGSEADVPRLGRFPAVQSGQPAIERIPPSSGLIGYRGPTACAAAGITYRQLDYWARTGLLEPSVRTAYAAGAHRLYSFRDILMLKIVKRLLDAGVSLQNIRVAVTHLQSAEPGDLTGLTLMCDGATVYECTSAQQVLDLLNGGQGMFGIAVGAVWQELETALGRLHGERTDTGETLLGFDPGDELAQRRNRAG, translated from the coding sequence ATGAGCGGCACCGGCGACGACACCGTCGGCAGCCTCTGCGCCGTGCACGTGCCGCGCACCGGCCGTGGCCTGATCGGGCGGCCCTGGGGGCCGGTGGAGGGCGAGCAGAGGGTCGACTCCGCGGGCTCCGAGGCGGACGTGCCGCGACTGGGCCGCTTCCCGGCCGTGCAGTCCGGCCAGCCCGCGATCGAGCGGATCCCGCCCAGTTCCGGCCTTATCGGCTACCGCGGCCCCACCGCCTGCGCCGCCGCCGGGATCACCTACCGCCAGCTCGACTACTGGGCCCGCACCGGGCTGCTGGAGCCCAGCGTGCGGACCGCGTACGCGGCCGGGGCGCATCGGCTGTACAGCTTCCGCGACATCCTGATGCTGAAGATCGTCAAGCGGCTGCTGGACGCGGGCGTCTCGCTGCAGAACATCCGGGTGGCCGTCACGCACCTGCAGTCCGCCGAGCCGGGCGACCTCACCGGGCTGACCCTGATGTGCGACGGCGCCACCGTGTACGAGTGCACCTCGGCGCAGCAGGTGCTCGACCTGCTGAACGGCGGGCAGGGGATGTTCGGCATCGCGGTCGGCGCGGTCTGGCAGGAGCTGGAGACGGCGCTGGGCCGGCTGCACGGCGAGCGCACCGACACCGGCGAGACGCTGCTGGGCTTCGACCCCGGCGACGAGCTGGCGCAGCGCCGCAACCGGGCCGGTTAG
- a CDS encoding bifunctional nuclease family protein, protein MNELDVVGVRVEMPSNQPIVLLREVGGDRYLPIWIGPGEATAIAFAQQGMTPVRPLTHDLFKDVLDALGHHLTEVRINDLREGVFYAELVFAGGVEVSARPSDAIALALRTGTPIYGSEEVLAEAGISIPDEQEDEVEKFREFLDQVSPEDFGGGSQ, encoded by the coding sequence GTGAATGAGCTCGACGTCGTGGGTGTCCGGGTGGAGATGCCTTCCAACCAGCCGATCGTGCTGCTGCGGGAGGTCGGGGGCGATCGGTACCTGCCGATCTGGATCGGCCCTGGCGAGGCGACCGCGATCGCCTTCGCCCAGCAGGGCATGACGCCGGTGCGCCCGCTGACGCACGACCTCTTCAAGGACGTGCTGGACGCACTCGGGCACCACCTGACCGAGGTGCGGATCAACGACCTGCGCGAGGGTGTCTTCTACGCCGAGCTGGTGTTCGCCGGCGGGGTGGAGGTCAGCGCGCGGCCGTCCGACGCCATAGCGCTCGCGCTGCGGACCGGTACGCCCATCTACGGGAGCGAGGAGGTGCTCGCGGAGGCGGGCATCTCGATCCCGGACGAGCAGGAGGACGAGGTCGAGAAGTTCCGCGAGTTCCTCGACCAGGTCTCGCCGGAGGACTTCGGGGGCGGGTCGCAGTAG
- a CDS encoding MerR family transcriptional regulator gives MPASRRTGEAARRRGDELLSIGAVLTFLRDDFPEVTISKIRFLEAEGLVEPQRTPSGYRKFSPADVERLAYVLRMQRDHYLPLRVIREHLDAIERGEAPPALPAPDARPGPLEEADRELVAASGAATGVRLGRAELLAAAEAQEGELAEWESYGLVAAGPDGGYDGETLQIARLVAELGRYGLEPRHLRAMKAAAEREVALVDQVVAPLRRHRNPQTRAHAETTARELATLSVRLHAAMVQAGLRARPQ, from the coding sequence GTGCCCGCCTCGCGCCGCACGGGCGAGGCGGCCCGGCGGCGGGGCGACGAACTGCTCAGCATCGGCGCCGTGCTGACCTTCCTCCGGGACGACTTCCCCGAGGTCACCATCTCGAAGATCCGCTTCCTGGAGGCGGAGGGTCTGGTGGAGCCTCAGCGGACGCCGTCGGGCTACCGGAAGTTCAGCCCGGCGGACGTGGAGCGGCTGGCGTACGTGCTGCGCATGCAGCGGGACCACTACCTGCCGCTGCGGGTGATCCGCGAGCACCTGGACGCGATCGAGCGCGGCGAGGCGCCGCCGGCGCTGCCCGCGCCGGACGCCCGGCCGGGGCCGCTGGAGGAGGCCGACCGCGAGCTGGTGGCGGCCTCCGGCGCGGCGACCGGGGTCCGGCTCGGCCGGGCCGAGCTGCTGGCCGCGGCCGAGGCCCAGGAGGGCGAGCTGGCCGAGTGGGAGTCGTACGGGCTGGTGGCGGCCGGGCCGGACGGCGGGTACGACGGGGAGACCCTGCAGATCGCGCGGCTGGTCGCGGAGCTGGGCCGGTACGGGCTGGAGCCGCGGCACCTGCGGGCGATGAAGGCGGCGGCCGAGCGGGAGGTCGCGCTGGTCGACCAGGTGGTGGCGCCGCTGCGCCGGCACCGCAATCCGCAGACCCGGGCGCACGCGGAGACCACCGCGCGGGAGCTGGCGACGCTGTCGGTGCGGCTGCACGCGGCGATGGTGCAGGCGGGGCTGCGGGCGCGGCCGCAGTAG
- a CDS encoding FHA domain-containing protein, with protein sequence MAGPTLCPRCGNQNPATARFCSNCGNALRGGLLPEGAAETTSTISISGLESYDPNATATGATPALSPEVLAAIDALPPGSALLIVQRGPNSGSRFLLDAQVTTAGRHPEGDIFLDDVTVSRRHVEFRRQPDGGFSVADVGSLNGTYVNRERIDEVRLNNGDEVQIGKYRLVFFAGHHRGY encoded by the coding sequence ATGGCAGGCCCCACCTTGTGTCCGCGGTGCGGGAACCAGAACCCGGCGACGGCCCGCTTCTGCTCCAACTGCGGCAACGCGCTGCGCGGCGGCCTGCTGCCCGAGGGCGCGGCCGAGACCACCTCGACCATCTCGATCTCCGGCCTCGAGTCGTACGACCCGAACGCCACGGCCACCGGCGCCACCCCGGCGCTGTCGCCCGAGGTGCTGGCCGCGATCGACGCCCTGCCGCCGGGCTCGGCGCTGCTGATCGTGCAGCGCGGCCCGAACTCGGGCAGCCGCTTCCTGCTGGACGCGCAGGTCACCACGGCCGGCCGCCACCCGGAGGGGGACATCTTCCTGGACGACGTCACCGTCTCCCGGCGCCACGTGGAGTTCCGGCGCCAGCCCGACGGCGGCTTCTCGGTCGCCGACGTGGGCAGCCTGAACGGCACCTACGTCAACCGGGAGCGGATCGACGAGGTCCGGCTGAACAACGGCGACGAGGTGCAGATCGGGAAGTACCGGCTGGTGTTCTTCGCCGGCCACCACCGGGGGTACTGA
- a CDS encoding DUF881 domain-containing protein, protein MEPVAERPEAPDGRAEAPAERVEAVRELPAEATSGPAPGSPRKGGPESGPAKAGEKPADGRRRLKSAVWPPRLSRGQAVVAVLLFALGLALAIQVRSTQDHDQLRGARQEDLVRILDELDSRQQRLQQERTQLEQSLAQLENSSNQAKAALEQTKEKAAELGILAGTVKATGPGIILTIDDPQGQVKADMLLDTLQELRAAGAEAIQINDVRVVVSTYFTDAPSGGVQIDGKNVSQPYRFTVIGNPQDLTPALNIPGGVVRSLEKQQAKATITQQQKVVVDAVVAPKPLQYGSPAAK, encoded by the coding sequence GTGGAGCCCGTCGCGGAGCGGCCCGAGGCACCGGACGGGCGTGCGGAGGCTCCGGCGGAGCGCGTGGAGGCGGTGCGGGAGCTGCCGGCGGAGGCGACGTCAGGGCCCGCGCCCGGGAGCCCCCGCAAGGGCGGCCCGGAGAGCGGGCCGGCGAAGGCGGGCGAGAAGCCGGCCGACGGTCGGCGGCGGCTGAAGTCCGCGGTGTGGCCGCCCCGGCTCTCGCGCGGCCAGGCCGTGGTGGCCGTGCTGCTGTTCGCGCTGGGCCTGGCCCTGGCGATCCAGGTGCGCTCGACCCAGGACCACGACCAGCTGCGCGGGGCGCGCCAGGAGGACCTGGTCCGCATCCTCGACGAACTGGACAGCCGTCAGCAGCGTCTCCAGCAGGAGCGGACCCAGCTGGAGCAGTCGCTCGCCCAGCTGGAGAACAGCTCGAACCAGGCCAAGGCGGCGCTGGAGCAGACCAAGGAGAAGGCAGCCGAACTCGGCATCCTGGCCGGTACCGTCAAGGCCACCGGTCCCGGGATCATCCTCACCATCGATGATCCCCAAGGGCAGGTGAAGGCGGATATGCTGCTGGACACCCTGCAGGAACTCCGAGCGGCGGGGGCGGAGGCGATTCAGATCAACGATGTCCGAGTGGTGGTCAGCACCTACTTCACGGACGCCCCGTCGGGGGGCGTGCAGATCGACGGCAAGAACGTGTCGCAGCCGTACCGCTTCACGGTGATCGGGAACCCGCAGGACCTGACGCCGGCTCTGAACATCCCGGGCGGCGTGGTGCGCAGCCTGGAGAAGCAGCAGGCGAAGGCCACGATCACCCAGCAGCAGAAGGTGGTCGTCGACGCCGTGGTGGCGCCGAAGCCGCTGCAGTACGGCAGCCCGGCGGCGAAGTGA
- a CDS encoding small basic family protein, translating into MIAVLGLVIGVVVGLFVQPEVPEAVVPYLPIAVVAALDAVFGGVRAMLDGIFDDKVFVVSFLSNVVVAALIVFLGDQLGVGSQLSTGVVVVLGIRIFSNAAAIRRHVFRA; encoded by the coding sequence GTGATTGCCGTACTTGGTCTCGTGATCGGCGTGGTCGTCGGCCTCTTCGTACAGCCGGAGGTGCCGGAGGCCGTGGTGCCGTACCTGCCGATCGCGGTGGTGGCGGCGCTGGACGCGGTGTTCGGCGGCGTACGGGCGATGCTGGACGGGATCTTCGACGACAAGGTCTTCGTGGTCTCGTTCCTGTCGAACGTGGTCGTCGCGGCGCTGATCGTCTTCCTCGGTGACCAGCTGGGCGTCGGCTCGCAGCTGTCCACCGGCGTGGTGGTCGTCCTCGGTATCCGGATCTTCTCCAACGCGGCCGCGATCCGTCGGCACGTGTTCAGGGCGTAG
- a CDS encoding DUF881 domain-containing protein: protein MPASPTPSDRDGRYSRPDASMSLLTNVMDHALDDGYAEAAKARGREGTSRLPDSLRGRVVLAVGLALSATVLTVGAVNSHEKAPTLAKEREALVQRVKDATGAADRLQGDIEGLRTKVDQAQRQALPTGDGALAALAAGAGTEAMSGPGVKLVIEDAGGTTAGGNVSNPRDAEGFRNSGRLKDHDLQYVVNGLWLAGAEGISINGQRLTNLSAIRAAGDAILVDNRPLVPPYTVLAIGDGPKLAQSFQDNEAGRYLKIIQDSYGIKSSLSVQRNLTLPPALGVTLRVAKPDTPEAAGSPSATASGSPSAPGSPPATSPAPSSGSPKPPSTPSPSKPSKTGTSPTKSPTAGTGARTP from the coding sequence ATGCCAGCATCGCCGACGCCGAGTGACCGGGACGGACGCTACTCGCGCCCGGACGCCTCGATGTCCCTGCTGACCAACGTGATGGACCACGCCCTGGACGACGGCTACGCCGAGGCCGCCAAGGCGCGCGGGCGGGAGGGCACCAGCCGGCTGCCCGACTCGCTGCGCGGCCGGGTGGTGCTCGCCGTGGGCCTGGCGCTCTCCGCGACGGTCCTCACGGTGGGCGCGGTCAACTCGCACGAGAAGGCGCCGACCCTCGCCAAGGAGCGGGAGGCGCTGGTCCAGCGGGTCAAGGACGCGACGGGGGCGGCGGACCGCCTCCAGGGGGACATCGAGGGCCTGCGGACCAAGGTCGACCAGGCCCAGCGCCAGGCGCTGCCGACCGGGGACGGCGCGCTGGCCGCGCTGGCCGCCGGGGCCGGCACCGAGGCGATGAGCGGACCCGGGGTGAAGCTGGTGATCGAGGACGCCGGCGGGACCACCGCCGGCGGCAACGTCAGCAACCCGCGCGACGCCGAGGGCTTCCGCAACAGCGGCCGGCTCAAGGACCACGATCTGCAGTACGTGGTGAACGGGCTCTGGCTGGCCGGCGCCGAGGGCATCTCGATCAACGGCCAGCGGCTGACCAACCTGTCCGCGATCCGGGCGGCGGGTGACGCCATCCTGGTGGACAACCGGCCGCTGGTGCCGCCGTACACGGTGCTGGCGATCGGGGACGGGCCGAAGCTGGCGCAGTCGTTCCAGGACAACGAGGCCGGTCGGTACCTGAAGATCATCCAGGACAGCTACGGGATCAAGTCCAGCCTGTCGGTCCAGCGGAACCTGACGCTGCCGCCCGCGCTGGGTGTGACGCTGCGGGTGGCCAAGCCGGACACGCCGGAGGCCGCGGGCTCGCCGTCGGCCACGGCGTCCGGGTCGCCGTCCGCCCCCGGGTCGCCACCGGCCACCTCCCCGGCGCCATCGTCGGGTTCGCCGAAGCCCCCTTCGACCCCCTCGCCCTCGAAGCCGTCGAAGACGGGGACGTCGCCCACCAAGTCGCCCACCGCAGGGACAGGAGCTCGCACACCGTGA
- a CDS encoding mannose-1-phosphate guanyltransferase, with product MKAVVMAGGEGTRLRPMTSSMPKPLLPVANRPIMEHVLRLLRRHGLSDTVVTVQFLASLVKNYFGDGEDLGMHLTYANEEIPLGTAGSVKNAEDALKDDSFLVISGDALTDFDLTELIEFHREKGALVTVCLTRVPNPLEFGITITDEEGRVERFLEKPTWGQVFSDTVNTGIYVMEPEVFSYVAAGESVDWSSDVFPQLLKEGKPVYGYVAEGYWEDVGTHESYLKAQADVLEGKVQVELDGFEISPGVWVAEGAEVDPEAVLRGPLYVGDYAKVEAGVELREHTVLGSNVVVKRGAFLHKAVVHDNVYVGPQSNLRGCVIGKNTDVMRAARIDEGAVIGDECLIGEESLVAGNVRVYPFKTIEAGAVVNTSVIWESRGQEHLFGVRGVSGILNVEITPELAVRLAGAYATTLKKGATVTIARDHSRGARALKRAMISALQTSAIDVRDLENVPMPVARQHTARGSAGGIFLRTTPGVPDSLDILFFDERGADLSQAGQRKLDRVYARQEFRRAFPGEIGDLLHPASVFDSYAGNLLRAIDTSGVREAGLKVVVDAAHGSAGLVLPSILGRLGVEALTVDSGLDESRPTEDAEERRAALARLGELVASSRAAFGVRFDPVGERVSFVDELGRVIQDDRALLVLLDLVAAERRSGQVALPVTTTRIAEQVAAYHGTQVIWTTTTPDDLAKACAKEGTVFGGDGRGGFVVPEFSGVLDGAAAFVRLVGLVARTQLTLSQIDARIPQAHIQRRDIATPWAAKGMVMRSVVEAAGNRQLDTTDGVRVVEPDGRWTLVLPDPAEAVTHLWAEGPDDEATERLLDEWAAVVDSAGR from the coding sequence ATGAAAGCCGTTGTGATGGCGGGCGGCGAGGGAACTCGCCTCCGTCCGATGACCTCCAGCATGCCCAAGCCGCTGCTACCGGTGGCCAATCGGCCGATCATGGAGCACGTGCTCCGGCTTCTGAGGCGGCACGGCCTGTCGGACACGGTCGTCACCGTGCAGTTCCTGGCCTCCCTGGTCAAGAACTACTTCGGTGACGGCGAAGACCTGGGTATGCACCTCACCTATGCCAACGAGGAAATCCCGCTCGGTACCGCGGGGAGTGTGAAGAACGCCGAGGACGCGCTCAAGGACGACTCGTTCCTGGTGATCTCGGGCGATGCGCTGACGGATTTCGACCTTACCGAGCTGATCGAATTCCACCGTGAGAAGGGCGCCCTGGTCACGGTCTGTCTGACCCGGGTGCCGAACCCGCTGGAATTCGGTATCACCATCACCGACGAGGAGGGCCGGGTCGAGCGCTTCCTGGAGAAGCCGACCTGGGGCCAGGTGTTCTCGGACACCGTGAACACCGGCATCTACGTGATGGAGCCGGAGGTCTTCTCGTACGTCGCGGCCGGCGAGTCGGTGGACTGGTCGAGCGACGTCTTCCCGCAGTTGCTCAAGGAGGGCAAGCCGGTCTACGGCTACGTCGCCGAGGGCTACTGGGAGGACGTGGGCACCCACGAGAGCTATCTGAAGGCCCAGGCGGACGTGCTGGAGGGCAAGGTCCAGGTCGAGCTGGACGGCTTCGAGATCTCACCCGGGGTGTGGGTGGCCGAAGGCGCCGAGGTCGATCCGGAGGCCGTCCTGCGCGGGCCGCTGTACGTCGGCGACTACGCGAAGGTGGAGGCCGGCGTCGAGCTGCGCGAGCACACCGTGCTGGGCAGCAACGTGGTCGTCAAGCGCGGGGCGTTCCTGCACAAGGCCGTGGTGCACGACAACGTGTACGTGGGCCCGCAGAGCAACCTCCGCGGGTGCGTGATCGGCAAGAACACCGACGTGATGCGGGCCGCCCGGATCGACGAGGGCGCGGTGATCGGCGACGAGTGCCTGATCGGCGAGGAGTCGCTGGTGGCGGGCAACGTCCGGGTCTACCCGTTCAAGACCATCGAGGCCGGCGCCGTGGTGAACACCTCGGTGATCTGGGAGTCGCGCGGGCAGGAGCACCTGTTCGGCGTGCGCGGCGTCTCCGGCATCCTCAACGTCGAGATCACCCCGGAGCTGGCGGTGCGGCTCGCCGGGGCGTACGCGACCACCCTGAAGAAGGGGGCAACGGTCACCATCGCGCGTGACCACTCGCGAGGTGCGCGAGCCCTGAAGCGGGCGATGATCTCGGCCCTCCAGACCAGTGCGATCGACGTCCGCGACCTGGAGAACGTGCCGATGCCGGTGGCCCGGCAGCACACCGCCCGGGGCAGTGCGGGCGGCATCTTCCTGCGGACCACGCCGGGGGTGCCGGACTCGCTGGACATCCTGTTCTTCGACGAGCGCGGAGCGGACCTCTCCCAGGCGGGCCAGCGGAAGCTGGACCGGGTGTACGCGCGGCAGGAGTTCCGCCGGGCGTTCCCCGGTGAGATCGGCGACCTGCTGCACCCGGCGAGCGTCTTCGACTCGTACGCGGGCAACCTGCTGCGGGCGATCGACACCAGCGGGGTGCGGGAGGCCGGTCTGAAGGTGGTGGTGGACGCCGCGCACGGCAGCGCGGGCCTCGTCCTGCCCAGCATCCTCGGCCGGCTCGGGGTGGAGGCGCTGACCGTGGACAGCGGCCTGGACGAGTCCAGGCCGACCGAGGACGCGGAGGAGCGGCGGGCGGCGCTGGCCAGGCTGGGAGAACTGGTGGCCTCCTCGCGGGCCGCGTTCGGGGTGCGGTTCGACCCGGTGGGCGAGCGGGTGTCCTTCGTGGACGAGCTCGGCCGGGTCATCCAGGACGACCGGGCGCTGCTGGTGCTGCTCGACCTGGTGGCCGCCGAGCGGCGCAGCGGGCAGGTGGCGCTGCCGGTGACCACCACGCGGATCGCCGAGCAGGTGGCCGCGTACCACGGGACGCAGGTGATCTGGACGACGACGACGCCGGACGACCTGGCGAAGGCCTGTGCCAAGGAGGGCACGGTCTTCGGCGGCGACGGGCGCGGCGGTTTCGTGGTGCCGGAGTTCAGCGGGGTGCTGGACGGCGCGGCGGCGTTCGTGCGGCTGGTCGGGCTGGTGGCCCGGACCCAGCTCACCCTGAGCCAGATCGACGCGCGGATCCCGCAGGCCCACATCCAGCGGCGGGACATCGCGACGCCGTGGGCGGCCAAGGGCATGGTGATGCGCTCGGTGGTCGAGGCGGCGGGCAACCGGCAGCTGGACACCACGGACGGGGTGCGGGTGGTGGAGCCGGACGGCCGGTGGACGCTGGTGCTGCCGGACCCGGCCGAGGCCGTCACCCACCTGTGGGCGGAGGGCCCGGACGACGAGGCCACCGAGCGGCTGCTGGACGAGTGGGCGGCCGTGGTGGACTCCGCCGGGCGGTAG
- the pgsA gene encoding CDP-diacylglycerol--glycerol-3-phosphate 3-phosphatidyltransferase, with amino-acid sequence MEVQETRVQTDRVFTIPNLLSMGRLIGVPIFLWLILWPVFGGPENDGWAIVILMLSGVSDYLDGKLARRWGQVSRLGQILDPAADRLYVLSTLVGLTWREILPWWVTAILVARELFIASLLPMLARYGYGPLQVSFLGKAATFNLMYAFPLLLLGHDASGWFGNLAEAVSWAFIWWGTTLYWWAGVLYAVQARQIVKAERAAAV; translated from the coding sequence GTGGAGGTCCAGGAGACACGCGTCCAGACCGATCGCGTGTTCACCATCCCCAACCTGCTGAGCATGGGGCGGTTGATCGGCGTTCCGATCTTCCTCTGGCTCATCCTGTGGCCGGTGTTCGGCGGGCCGGAGAACGACGGCTGGGCGATCGTCATCCTGATGCTGAGCGGGGTGAGCGACTACCTCGACGGCAAGCTGGCCCGGCGCTGGGGGCAGGTCAGCCGGCTCGGGCAGATCCTCGACCCGGCCGCGGACCGGCTGTACGTGCTGTCCACGCTGGTCGGGCTCACCTGGCGGGAGATCCTGCCGTGGTGGGTGACGGCGATCCTGGTGGCGCGCGAGCTGTTCATCGCCTCGTTGCTGCCCATGCTCGCCCGGTACGGCTACGGGCCGCTGCAGGTGAGTTTCCTGGGCAAGGCGGCGACCTTCAACCTGATGTACGCGTTCCCGCTGCTGCTGCTCGGCCACGACGCCTCGGGCTGGTTCGGCAACCTGGCCGAGGCGGTGAGCTGGGCGTTCATCTGGTGGGGCACCACGCTCTACTGGTGGGCCGGCGTGCTGTACGCGGTGCAGGCCCGGCAGATCGTGAAGGCGGAACGGGCGGCGGCTGTTTGA